The following coding sequences lie in one Streptomyces venezuelae genomic window:
- the glgC gene encoding glucose-1-phosphate adenylyltransferase: MRGGPSVLGIVLAGGEGKRLMPLTADRAKPAVTFGGTYRLVDFVLSNLVNGDILRICVLTQYKSHSLDRHVSTTWRMSSLLGNYVTPVPAQQRLGPRWFSGSADAILQSLNLVHDEQPDYIAVFGADHVYRMDPRHMLEQHIENGAAVTVAGIRVPRADASSFGIITPGRDGTKVERFLEKPADPPGLPGSPDEVYASMGNYLFTTKALVDALQRDAEDEHSAHDMGGSILPLLTERGMAQVYDFDGNHVPGETPRDHGYWRDVGTLDSYYEAHMDLISDQPVFNLDNRRWPIYTHSDGLPPAKFCAGGIAGESIVSPGCVIRGQVTRSVLSPGVTVEEGAVVQGSVLHDNVRIGRGAVVRGAVLDKNVDVPPGATIGVNPDRDEELYTVSRSGVIALGKGQTVPM; encoded by the coding sequence ATGCGCGGTGGACCTTCGGTGCTCGGAATCGTGCTCGCAGGCGGGGAGGGGAAGCGGCTGATGCCGCTCACCGCCGACCGGGCCAAACCCGCGGTCACGTTCGGCGGCACCTACCGCCTCGTCGACTTCGTGCTCTCCAACCTCGTCAACGGCGACATCCTGCGCATCTGCGTCCTCACGCAGTACAAGTCGCACTCGCTCGACCGGCACGTGTCGACGACCTGGCGGATGTCGAGCCTGCTCGGCAACTACGTCACCCCGGTGCCCGCCCAACAGCGCCTGGGCCCGCGCTGGTTCTCCGGCAGCGCCGACGCCATCCTGCAGTCCCTCAACCTCGTCCACGACGAACAGCCCGACTACATCGCGGTGTTCGGCGCCGACCACGTCTACCGCATGGACCCGCGCCACATGCTCGAACAGCACATCGAGAACGGTGCCGCGGTGACCGTCGCGGGGATCAGGGTGCCGCGCGCCGACGCGTCGTCGTTCGGCATCATCACGCCCGGGCGCGACGGGACGAAGGTGGAACGCTTCCTGGAGAAGCCCGCCGACCCGCCCGGCCTGCCCGGCTCCCCGGACGAGGTCTACGCCTCCATGGGCAACTACCTGTTCACCACCAAGGCCCTCGTCGACGCCCTGCAGCGGGACGCCGAGGACGAGCATTCGGCACACGACATGGGCGGCTCGATCCTGCCCCTGCTCACCGAGCGCGGAATGGCGCAGGTGTACGACTTCGACGGCAATCACGTCCCCGGCGAGACCCCGCGCGACCACGGCTACTGGCGCGACGTCGGCACCCTCGACTCGTACTACGAAGCCCACATGGACCTGATCTCCGACCAGCCGGTCTTCAACCTGGACAACCGCCGCTGGCCCATCTACACCCACTCCGACGGCCTGCCGCCCGCCAAGTTCTGCGCGGGCGGCATCGCGGGCGAGTCGATCGTCAGCCCCGGCTGCGTCATCCGCGGCCAGGTCACCCGCTCCGTCCTCTCGCCCGGCGTGACCGTCGAGGAGGGCGCGGTCGTCCAGGGCTCCGTGCTGCACGACAACGTACGGATCGGGCGCGGCGCGGTCGTACGGGGCGCCGTCCTCGACAAGAACGTCGACGTACCGCCGGGCGCGACGATCGGCGTCAACCCGGACCGCGACGAGGAGCTGTACACGGTGTCCAGGAGCGGCGTGATCGCCTTGGGCAAGGGCCAGACCGTACCGATGTGA
- a CDS encoding ABC transporter permease: MDHTAQEERAAGPSRSERLSALAQQHGALVTLIVAVAAASVGFDTFMTADNMANMAVSSAFLAVVALGMTFVIVTGGIDLSVGSLFALGGVLAAWGSRYGTAVALLLPLAVCGLIGLVNGLLIARARLAPFIVTLAAMLAARGILLSVTDEGSKTYLVDKDSFFATLGQGKVLGIGAPVWITGALFVVGAVVLRRTRFGQYVYAVGGNEDAAALMGAPVARTKITVYTVSGLCAGLAGALNAAWLVSGVTILGSGMELEAISAVVIGGTLLTGGFGFISGSLVGVLLLKVIQNVINQIGSLDSAYQQVVSGAFLAVVVIAQTWLGRRRRVL; encoded by the coding sequence ATGGACCACACGGCCCAGGAGGAACGGGCCGCGGGCCCCTCCCGTTCGGAGCGGCTGAGCGCCCTCGCGCAGCAGCACGGCGCGCTCGTCACCCTGATCGTCGCGGTGGCCGCCGCGTCGGTCGGCTTCGACACGTTCATGACGGCCGACAACATGGCGAACATGGCGGTGTCCTCCGCGTTCCTCGCGGTGGTCGCGCTCGGCATGACGTTCGTCATCGTCACCGGCGGCATCGACCTGTCGGTCGGCTCGCTGTTCGCCCTCGGCGGGGTGCTCGCCGCCTGGGGCTCGCGGTACGGGACGGCCGTGGCGCTGCTCCTGCCCCTCGCGGTCTGCGGGCTCATCGGCCTGGTCAACGGCCTGCTGATCGCGCGGGCCCGGCTCGCGCCGTTCATCGTGACGCTCGCGGCGATGCTGGCGGCCCGCGGCATCCTCCTGTCGGTGACGGACGAGGGGTCGAAGACGTACCTCGTCGACAAGGACTCGTTCTTCGCGACGCTGGGGCAGGGCAAGGTGCTCGGCATCGGCGCCCCGGTGTGGATCACGGGCGCGCTGTTCGTGGTGGGCGCTGTCGTGCTGCGCCGCACCCGGTTCGGCCAGTACGTGTACGCGGTCGGCGGCAACGAGGACGCGGCGGCGCTGATGGGCGCCCCCGTGGCCCGTACGAAGATCACCGTCTACACGGTGTCGGGGCTCTGCGCGGGGCTCGCCGGGGCCCTCAACGCGGCCTGGCTGGTCTCCGGGGTGACGATCCTCGGCTCCGGCATGGAGCTGGAGGCGATCTCCGCGGTCGTCATCGGCGGCACGCTGCTCACCGGCGGCTTCGGGTTCATCAGCGGGTCACTGGTGGGCGTGCTGCTCCTCAAGGTCATCCAGAACGTCATCAACCAGATCGGCTCGCTCGACTCCGCGTACCAGCAGGTGGTCAGCGGCGCGTTCCTCGCGGTCGTGGTGATCGCGCAGACGTGGCTGGGGCGCAGGCGCAGGGTGCTGTGA
- a CDS encoding ABC transporter permease gives MTDIALGRTAADRDRLLRLLQNYGVYVGVAVLLLVNTAFTPHFLSGENFRTQAVQVAPVLIVALGMALAIGSEGVDLSVGSVMALSTSLVSLYLGYGMWVALIVALLGGMVVGLANGSLIAFIGVQPIVATLALMVAGRGLALVLLPQLKDVRDPTMASLGSGDLLGIPYLVLIATALALLVAFVVRRTTFGRQLLAIGDSRPAALLAGLPVRRVLIIVYVACGALAALAGVLATARLSASDPTSLGNLMELSAITAVVVGGTPLSGGRVRIGGTVAGAVLIQLLTATLIKHDLPPSWTQIAQAVVIVLAVCAARERGKR, from the coding sequence ATGACCGACATCGCCCTCGGCCGCACGGCCGCCGACCGCGACCGCCTCCTGCGCCTCCTCCAGAACTACGGCGTCTACGTCGGCGTCGCCGTCCTCCTCCTCGTCAACACCGCCTTCACCCCGCACTTCCTGTCCGGCGAGAACTTCCGCACCCAGGCCGTCCAGGTCGCCCCCGTCCTGATCGTGGCGCTCGGCATGGCCCTGGCCATCGGCAGCGAGGGCGTCGACCTCTCCGTCGGCTCGGTGATGGCGCTCTCCACCTCCCTCGTCTCGCTCTACCTCGGGTACGGGATGTGGGTCGCCCTGATCGTCGCGCTCCTCGGCGGCATGGTCGTCGGCCTCGCCAACGGGTCGCTCATCGCGTTCATCGGCGTCCAGCCCATCGTGGCGACGCTCGCCCTGATGGTCGCTGGCCGCGGGCTCGCCCTGGTCCTCCTCCCCCAGCTCAAGGACGTCCGCGACCCCACGATGGCGTCGCTCGGCTCCGGCGACCTGCTCGGCATCCCCTACCTCGTGCTCATCGCGACGGCCCTGGCGCTGCTCGTCGCCTTCGTCGTGCGGCGCACCACCTTCGGCAGGCAGCTCCTCGCCATCGGCGACAGCCGCCCCGCCGCGCTCCTCGCGGGCCTGCCGGTGCGGCGCGTCCTGATCATCGTGTACGTCGCCTGCGGCGCCCTCGCCGCGCTCGCCGGGGTCCTCGCGACCGCGCGGCTGAGCGCCAGCGACCCGACGTCGCTCGGCAACCTGATGGAACTCTCCGCGATCACCGCGGTGGTGGTCGGAGGCACCCCGCTGAGCGGCGGACGCGTCCGCATCGGCGGCACCGTGGCGGGCGCGGTCCTCATCCAGCTGCTCACGGCCACGCTCATCAAGCACGACCTGCCGCCGTCGTGGACGCAGATCGCCCAGGCCGTGGTGATCGTCCTCGCGGTCTGCGCGGCACGCGAGAGGGGCAAGCGATGA
- a CDS encoding sugar ABC transporter ATP-binding protein has product MLSVTGLSKAFPGVRALDGVDFTARAGEVHALIGENGAGKSTLIKVLTGVYAPDAGEVTYDGKPVRFATPLEAQHAGISTIYQEVNLVPLMSVARNLFLGREPRGRLGLIDFGRMHREADEALRGLGVRVDVRRPLRELGLGAQQMVALARAVAVDARVVIMDEPTSSLEPREVRTLFGVIRMLRERGIAVIYVSHRLDELYEVCDAVTVLRDGQVVHTGPLAELDRLRLVALMLGREVKDVREEGLTQFTGAHEATTEPVLRAEGLTARHRLHGVSVTIRPGEVVGLGGLLGSGRSETAKAIAGALPTDSGTVAIGGTRIRTGSTPAAIRAGISLLPEDRKAEGIVPGLSVRDNIALAALPRLSRLGLVDERAIDGIVDTFIDRLRIKASSPLQKVGELSGGNQQKVLLARWLAMHPKVLLLDEPTRGIDIGAKAEVQSLVDELASDGLGVLLISSDMEELIEGSDRVIVLKDGTAVAELTGTAVTEENLLRAMATDPAKSDA; this is encoded by the coding sequence GTGCTGTCGGTGACCGGCCTGTCGAAGGCCTTCCCGGGTGTACGCGCCCTGGACGGCGTCGACTTCACCGCACGCGCGGGCGAGGTGCACGCGCTCATCGGCGAGAACGGCGCGGGCAAGTCCACGCTCATCAAGGTCCTGACGGGGGTGTACGCGCCGGACGCGGGCGAGGTGACGTACGACGGGAAACCGGTGCGCTTCGCCACCCCGCTCGAAGCGCAGCACGCGGGCATCTCCACCATCTACCAGGAGGTCAACCTCGTCCCCCTGATGAGCGTGGCCCGCAACCTGTTCCTCGGCCGCGAGCCCCGCGGCCGCCTCGGACTCATCGACTTCGGGCGGATGCACCGCGAGGCGGACGAGGCGCTGCGGGGCCTCGGCGTCCGTGTCGACGTGCGCCGCCCGCTGCGCGAACTCGGCCTGGGCGCGCAGCAGATGGTGGCGCTGGCCCGCGCGGTCGCCGTCGACGCGCGCGTCGTGATCATGGACGAGCCGACGTCGTCCCTCGAACCGCGCGAGGTGCGGACCCTGTTCGGCGTGATCCGCATGCTGCGGGAGCGCGGCATCGCGGTGATCTACGTCAGCCACCGCCTCGACGAGCTGTACGAGGTGTGCGACGCCGTCACCGTGCTGCGCGACGGCCAGGTGGTGCACACCGGCCCGCTCGCCGAGCTCGACCGGCTGCGGCTGGTCGCACTGATGCTGGGCCGTGAGGTCAAGGACGTACGGGAAGAGGGCCTCACCCAGTTCACGGGAGCGCACGAGGCGACCACCGAACCCGTGCTCCGTGCCGAGGGGTTGACCGCCCGGCATCGCCTGCACGGTGTGTCGGTCACCATCCGGCCCGGTGAGGTGGTGGGCCTCGGCGGGCTGCTCGGCTCGGGCCGCAGCGAGACGGCGAAGGCCATCGCCGGAGCCCTGCCGACCGACTCCGGGACCGTCGCGATCGGCGGCACCCGGATCCGTACCGGCTCCACGCCCGCCGCCATCCGCGCCGGCATCAGCCTGCTCCCCGAGGACCGCAAGGCGGAGGGCATCGTCCCCGGCCTGTCGGTCCGCGACAACATCGCCCTGGCCGCCCTCCCCCGCCTCTCCCGCCTCGGCCTGGTCGACGAACGCGCCATCGACGGCATCGTCGACACCTTCATCGACCGCCTGCGCATCAAGGCGTCGAGCCCCCTCCAGAAGGTCGGCGAACTCTCCGGCGGCAACCAGCAGAAAGTGCTGCTGGCCCGCTGGCTCGCGATGCACCCCAAGGTGCTGCTGCTCGACGAGCCCACGCGCGGCATCGACATCGGAGCCAAGGCCGAAGTGCAGTCTCTCGTGGACGAGTTGGCGTCGGACGGTCTCGGCGTGCTGCTGATCTCCTCGGACATGGAGGAGCTGATCGAGGGCTCGGACCGGGTGATCGTCCTCAAGGACGGCACGGCCGTCGCGGAACTCACCGGCACCGCGGTGACGGAGGAGAACCTCCTGCGCGCCATGGCGACGGACCCCGCGAAGTCGGACGCATGA
- a CDS encoding ABC transporter substrate-binding protein — MKPTTLLRRTSARTLVATGLAASLLFAAGCAKSEDDDSGGDSAASQDQADAGQEVASDGDARGKTCAIGAYGGKKLDLKNATVGFSQSEKEANPFRIAETASIKAEAEKRGVKLLTANAQSQFSKQISDVQDLIAKGADLLVIAPLNSDGWEPVLRAAGAKHIPIVTIDRKINATACKDYVSFIGSDFVEQGRRAADRMIETTGGKGKIAILLGAAGNNVTTERTKGFQDRIKEKAPDLEVVFKQTGEFAREKGQQVTEQLIQSKPDITGIYAENDEMGLGAVNALKGAGKKPGDVKIVTIDGTKGAVRGIVDGWIDGVIESNPRFGPLAFKTLDTFTKGEKVSQDIVIKDSAYTKDNAKSDLGKAY; from the coding sequence ATGAAGCCGACCACTCTTCTCCGCCGTACCTCCGCGAGGACCCTCGTCGCCACCGGTCTCGCCGCGAGCCTCCTGTTCGCCGCCGGGTGCGCGAAGTCCGAGGACGACGACTCCGGCGGCGACAGCGCCGCATCGCAGGACCAGGCCGACGCAGGACAGGAGGTCGCGTCGGACGGCGACGCGAGGGGCAAGACCTGCGCGATCGGCGCGTACGGCGGCAAGAAGCTCGACCTGAAGAACGCCACCGTCGGCTTCTCGCAGTCCGAGAAGGAGGCCAACCCGTTCCGCATCGCGGAGACGGCCTCCATCAAGGCCGAGGCGGAGAAGCGCGGCGTCAAGCTGCTCACCGCCAACGCGCAGTCGCAGTTCTCCAAGCAGATCAGCGACGTCCAGGACCTGATCGCCAAGGGCGCCGACCTGCTCGTCATCGCACCGCTCAACTCCGACGGCTGGGAGCCGGTGCTGCGCGCCGCGGGCGCCAAGCACATCCCGATCGTCACCATCGACCGCAAGATCAACGCGACGGCCTGCAAGGACTACGTGAGCTTCATCGGCTCCGACTTCGTCGAGCAGGGCAGACGCGCCGCGGACCGCATGATCGAGACGACCGGCGGCAAGGGAAAGATCGCGATCCTGCTCGGCGCCGCGGGCAACAACGTCACCACCGAGCGCACCAAGGGCTTCCAGGACCGGATCAAGGAGAAGGCCCCGGACCTCGAGGTCGTCTTCAAGCAGACCGGCGAGTTCGCGCGGGAGAAGGGCCAGCAGGTCACCGAGCAGCTGATCCAGTCCAAGCCCGACATCACCGGGATCTACGCCGAGAACGACGAGATGGGCCTCGGCGCCGTCAACGCCCTCAAGGGCGCGGGCAAGAAGCCCGGCGACGTGAAGATCGTGACGATCGACGGGACGAAGGGCGCGGTGCGCGGCATCGTCGACGGCTGGATCGACGGCGTCATCGAGTCCAACCCGCGCTTCGGCCCGCTCGCCTTCAAGACGCTGGACACGTTCACCAAGGGCGAGAAGGTGTCCCAGGACATCGTCATCAAGGACAGCGCGTACACGAAGGACAACGCGAAGTCCGACCTCGGCAAGGCCTACTGA
- a CDS encoding LacI family DNA-binding transcriptional regulator produces MRVSLKDVAERAGVSIKTVSNVVNKYQHVTPAMRARVQEAIDELGYRPNLTARHLRKGRTGIIALAVPELGNPYFAELAGAVIDAAAEHDFTVLLDHTRGEREQEVLVSQGFRARVIDGLILSPLELEAEDLRAREDDVPLVLLGERSYDLDYDHIAIDNIAASRTAVRHLIGRGRTSIAYLGARTDSANRPAHLRLQGWREELTAAGIAAPESLVGPVGGWDRWDGAKAMARMLDAGVRPDAVFAYNDLVAIGAMRVLHERGLRVPWDVAVVGFDDIAEGQFGAVTLTTVAPDKQAIARLAVESLLTKLAHPERTGGRELVADFRLVQRESTLGRR; encoded by the coding sequence GTGCGGGTTAGCCTCAAGGACGTCGCGGAGCGCGCGGGCGTCTCGATCAAGACCGTCTCGAACGTGGTGAACAAGTATCAGCACGTCACCCCGGCGATGCGGGCCCGCGTCCAGGAAGCCATCGACGAGCTCGGCTACCGCCCGAACCTGACGGCACGTCACCTGCGCAAGGGCCGCACGGGGATCATCGCCCTCGCCGTCCCCGAGCTGGGCAACCCGTACTTCGCCGAGCTCGCGGGCGCCGTCATCGACGCGGCGGCCGAGCACGACTTCACGGTGCTGCTCGACCACACCCGCGGCGAGCGCGAGCAGGAGGTCCTGGTCAGCCAGGGCTTCCGGGCCCGGGTCATCGACGGCCTGATCCTCAGCCCGCTGGAGCTGGAGGCGGAGGACCTGCGGGCCCGCGAGGACGACGTGCCGCTGGTACTGCTCGGCGAGCGGAGCTACGACCTGGACTACGACCACATCGCCATCGACAACATCGCCGCGAGCCGCACCGCGGTGCGCCACCTCATCGGGCGCGGCCGCACCTCCATCGCCTACCTGGGGGCCCGCACGGACTCCGCGAACCGCCCCGCCCACCTGCGGCTCCAGGGTTGGCGCGAGGAGCTGACGGCGGCCGGGATCGCCGCACCGGAGAGCCTGGTGGGGCCGGTCGGCGGCTGGGACCGGTGGGACGGGGCGAAGGCCATGGCGCGGATGCTGGACGCGGGGGTGCGGCCCGACGCGGTGTTCGCGTACAACGACCTGGTGGCGATCGGTGCGATGCGGGTCCTGCACGAGCGGGGTCTGCGGGTGCCGTGGGACGTGGCGGTGGTGGGTTTCGACGACATCGCGGAAGGGCAGTTCGGAGCCGTCACGCTGACCACGGTGGCGCCGGACAAGCAGGCCATCGCGCGTCTCGCGGTCGAGTCGCTGCTGACCAAGCTGGCGCATCCGGAACGGACCGGCGGACGTGAACTCGTCGCCGACTTCCGGCTGGTGCAGCGGGAGAGCACGCTGGGCCGGCGCTGA
- a CDS encoding PA14 domain-containing protein: protein MRLRRHPGRPAHLGRTLALLLAGALGIAGLTAVPAATAADDPVEIQGLKGEYFTQSAPGAFDFDKLKATGLDPNIDFGNLESRLKSTTGQADDVSVRWTGRIVPEKTGATTFSMIGDNGFRLWVDGKIAIDHWQDDWDKEQTSKPIELTAGKAYDIKVEYFEHYGGSNLRLKWTPPGGEKKAVPRSALRIPADFDYDGAIDATVLKDGRSLKLDFAQKLAAPPAGLTDHLDAVIGGAKWPLGTVRTDPADPRSLLVGLKEPVVGNKAGNAPGLADVRYDGKGGLNGADGVAVGQFWTSGPNHSEHQLRTKWADDVTPGNAHREYPRPQLQRKDWQNLNGSWQFAAAEAGEKPPVGKKLKEKILVPYPVESQLSGIERHEDRMWYRRTFTVPKNWRIGDGKRLNLNFGAVDWHSEVYVNGHKVTEHKGGYDKFTADVTDALKPGRTQELIVGVYDPTDADNGANPPVGKQRLDPSGIWYTPSSGIWQTVWMEPVAADHADSLKITPDVANKQVTVEARGVRDGVPVTAAAYEGKKKVAELSGRTGKPLKLKITDPRLWSPDDPFLYDLQVRVGSDRVTGYFGMRSIAVEKVNGTPRTVLNGKPVFLMATLDQGFWPDGLHTAPSDEALAHDLKMHKDMGFNSVRKHIKVEPDRWFYWADKLGLLVWQDMPAMEAGRTPDAAARAQYEREMKQMIDEHASSPSVVMWVTFNEGWGQYDIGRVAEQAKAWDPTRLVNNMSGLNLGADGGTGDIMDEHGYPSPAIPPRPDGKRALVAGEYGGLGLAVPGHAWSVQQSYVDVDPATYTDDYLAKLDEVRALACKGNNGAVYTQITDVEGELNGLLTYDRKVVKPDVKRVKAAHEALIRDASQATVPGCTNS, encoded by the coding sequence GTGCGCCTCAGACGACATCCCGGACGCCCCGCACACCTGGGCCGAACCCTCGCCCTGCTGCTCGCGGGCGCCCTCGGCATCGCGGGACTCACCGCGGTCCCCGCCGCGACCGCCGCCGACGACCCCGTCGAGATCCAGGGGCTCAAGGGCGAGTACTTCACCCAGTCCGCCCCGGGCGCCTTCGACTTCGACAAGCTCAAGGCCACCGGACTCGACCCGAACATCGACTTCGGCAACCTGGAGTCCCGCCTCAAGTCCACCACCGGACAGGCCGACGACGTCAGCGTCCGCTGGACCGGCCGGATCGTGCCCGAGAAGACCGGCGCCACCACCTTCTCGATGATCGGTGACAACGGCTTCCGCCTCTGGGTGGACGGCAAGATCGCCATTGACCACTGGCAGGACGACTGGGACAAGGAACAGACCTCCAAGCCCATCGAGTTGACTGCGGGCAAGGCCTACGACATCAAAGTCGAGTACTTCGAGCACTACGGCGGCTCCAACCTGCGCCTGAAGTGGACCCCGCCCGGCGGCGAGAAGAAGGCCGTCCCGCGCAGCGCCCTGCGCATCCCCGCGGACTTCGACTACGACGGCGCCATCGACGCCACCGTCCTCAAGGACGGCCGCAGCCTCAAGCTCGACTTCGCCCAGAAGCTCGCCGCCCCGCCCGCGGGCCTCACCGACCACCTCGATGCCGTCATCGGCGGCGCCAAATGGCCGCTCGGCACGGTCAGGACCGACCCCGCCGACCCACGCAGCCTCCTCGTAGGCCTGAAGGAACCCGTCGTCGGCAACAAGGCCGGCAACGCCCCCGGCCTCGCCGACGTCCGGTACGACGGCAAGGGCGGCCTGAACGGCGCGGACGGTGTCGCCGTCGGCCAGTTCTGGACCAGCGGCCCCAACCACTCCGAACACCAGCTGCGCACCAAGTGGGCCGACGACGTCACCCCGGGCAACGCCCACCGCGAGTACCCGCGACCGCAGCTGCAGCGCAAGGACTGGCAGAACCTCAACGGTTCCTGGCAGTTCGCCGCAGCCGAGGCGGGCGAGAAGCCGCCGGTCGGCAAGAAGCTCAAGGAGAAGATCCTCGTCCCCTACCCGGTGGAGTCCCAGCTCTCCGGCATCGAGCGGCACGAGGACCGCATGTGGTACCGCCGAACGTTCACCGTCCCCAAGAACTGGAGAATCGGCGACGGCAAGCGGCTCAACCTCAACTTCGGCGCCGTCGACTGGCACTCCGAGGTGTACGTCAACGGCCACAAGGTCACCGAACACAAGGGCGGCTACGACAAGTTCACCGCCGACGTCACCGACGCCCTGAAGCCCGGCCGCACGCAGGAACTCATCGTCGGCGTGTACGACCCGACCGACGCCGACAACGGCGCGAACCCGCCCGTCGGCAAGCAGCGCCTGGACCCCAGCGGCATCTGGTACACCCCGTCGTCCGGCATCTGGCAGACCGTGTGGATGGAGCCGGTGGCCGCCGACCACGCGGACTCCCTCAAGATCACACCAGACGTCGCCAACAAGCAGGTCACCGTCGAGGCGCGCGGCGTGCGCGACGGCGTGCCGGTCACGGCGGCCGCGTACGAGGGCAAGAAGAAGGTCGCCGAGCTCAGCGGACGCACCGGGAAGCCGCTCAAGCTGAAGATCACCGACCCCCGGCTGTGGTCGCCGGACGACCCGTTCCTCTACGACCTCCAGGTCCGCGTGGGCAGCGACCGCGTCACCGGCTACTTCGGCATGCGGTCCATCGCCGTCGAGAAGGTGAACGGCACCCCGCGCACCGTCCTCAACGGCAAGCCGGTCTTCCTCATGGCCACGCTCGACCAGGGCTTCTGGCCGGACGGCCTGCACACCGCGCCCAGCGACGAGGCCCTCGCCCACGACCTGAAGATGCACAAGGACATGGGCTTCAACTCGGTCCGCAAGCACATCAAGGTCGAGCCGGACCGCTGGTTCTACTGGGCCGACAAGCTGGGGCTCCTCGTCTGGCAGGACATGCCCGCGATGGAGGCGGGCCGCACCCCGGACGCGGCCGCCCGCGCACAGTACGAGCGCGAGATGAAGCAGATGATCGACGAGCACGCCAGCAGCCCGTCGGTCGTCATGTGGGTCACCTTCAACGAGGGCTGGGGCCAGTACGACATCGGCCGCGTCGCCGAGCAGGCCAAGGCCTGGGACCCGACACGGCTGGTCAACAACATGTCGGGGCTCAACCTCGGGGCCGACGGAGGCACCGGCGACATCATGGACGAGCACGGATATCCGAGCCCGGCCATCCCGCCGCGCCCCGACGGCAAACGGGCCCTGGTGGCCGGCGAGTACGGCGGCCTCGGACTCGCGGTGCCCGGCCACGCCTGGTCCGTCCAGCAGAGCTACGTCGACGTGGACCCGGCGACGTACACGGATGACTACCTCGCCAAGCTCGACGAGGTGCGCGCCCTCGCCTGCAAGGGCAACAACGGCGCGGTCTACACCCAGATCACCGACGTCGAGGGTGAGCTGAACGGCCTGCTCACTTACGACCGCAAGGTCGTCAAGCCGGACGTGAAGCGGGTTAAGGCGGCGCACGAAGCGCTGATCCGTGACGCCTCACAGGCCACGGTGCCGGGCTGCACGAACTCCTGA
- a CDS encoding GyrI-like domain-containing protein: MAPYDVKRERKEFYAPKNRAWAVVDVPEQQFIAVDGAGNPNTAPAYTEAVEALYTVAYTLKFAAKRTAGGDFVVAPLEGLWWADTPEAFTSGAKDAWSWTMLISMPPWISKEMIEDAGQAAPAKKKRPAISRVRHLTLHEGRSAQVLHIGSYDDEAPVLHELHHTYLAAHGLRPTGLHHEIYLSDPRRTAPEKLRTVLRQPVESVDP, encoded by the coding sequence ATGGCGCCGTACGACGTCAAGCGCGAGCGGAAAGAGTTCTACGCGCCCAAGAACAGGGCATGGGCGGTCGTGGACGTGCCCGAGCAGCAGTTCATCGCCGTCGACGGCGCGGGAAACCCCAATACGGCGCCCGCCTACACCGAAGCGGTCGAAGCCCTCTACACGGTCGCCTACACCCTGAAGTTCGCCGCCAAGCGCACGGCGGGCGGTGACTTCGTCGTCGCTCCGCTGGAAGGACTGTGGTGGGCGGACACGCCCGAGGCCTTCACCAGCGGCGCCAAGGACGCGTGGAGCTGGACGATGCTCATCAGCATGCCGCCCTGGATCAGCAAGGAGATGATCGAGGACGCAGGACAGGCCGCGCCGGCCAAGAAGAAGCGCCCCGCGATCTCCCGGGTCCGGCACCTCACCCTGCACGAAGGGCGCAGCGCACAGGTGCTGCACATCGGCTCCTACGACGACGAGGCGCCCGTGCTGCACGAACTCCACCACACCTACCTCGCCGCGCACGGCCTGCGGCCCACGGGACTGCACCACGAGATCTACCTCAGCGACCCTCGCAGGACCGCTCCCGAGAAGTTGAGGACCGTGCTGCGTCAGCCGGTCGAGAGCGTCGACCCGTAG